A genomic stretch from Symbiobacterium terraclitae includes:
- a CDS encoding helix-turn-helix domain-containing protein, whose protein sequence is MSGSCRVSRCQRLHHAAPPPSAWSRRPPRSRTGRKVLRLAAVGRRAREIAEQRLITERTVKAHFTAILTKLNASRRATEIARAPAQGLMGSAR, encoded by the coding sequence CTGTCGGGCAGTTGCCGTGTAAGTCGCTGCCAGCGCCTGCATCACGCTGCGCCTCCCCCGTCAGCCTGGAGCCGCCGGCCTCCCCGCTCTCGGACCGGGAGGAAGGTACTCCGCCTGGCCGCCGTTGGGCGCCGGGCCAGGGAGATCGCCGAGCAGCGCCTCATCACGGAGCGCACGGTGAAGGCGCACTTCACCGCGATCCTCACCAAGCTGAACGCGAGCCGCCGGGCCACGGAGATCGCCCGCGCGCCGGCGCAGGGACTCATGGGGTCCGCACGCTGA